One Lepus europaeus isolate LE1 chromosome X, mLepTim1.pri, whole genome shotgun sequence genomic window carries:
- the LOC133752493 gene encoding large ribosomal subunit protein eL32-like yields MATLMKTKIVKKRTKFIYHQLDCYVKIKRNWWKPRGIDKRVRRRFMGQILMPNIGYGSNKKTKHMLPSGFRKFLVHNVKELEVLLMGNKSYCAEIAHNVSSKNCKAIVERAAQLAIRVTNPNARLRSEENE; encoded by the coding sequence ATGGCCACCCTGATGAAGACCAAGATCGTCAAAAAGAGGACCAAGTTCATCTACCACCAGTTGGACTGTTATGTCAAGATTAAGCGTAACTGGTGGAAACCCAGAGGTATTGACAAGAGGGTGCGGAGAAGATTCATGGGCCAGATCTTGATGCCCAACATTGGTTACGGGAGCAACAAGAAGACCAAGCACATGCTGCCCAGCGGCTTCCGGAAGTTCCTGGTCCACAACGTCAAGGAGCTGGAGGTGCTGCTGATGGGCAACAAATCCTACTGTGCAGAGATTGCTCACAACGTCTCCTCCAAGAACTGCAAGGCCATTGTGGAGAGAGCGGCCCAGCTGGCCATCAGGGTCACCAACCCCAATGCCAGGCTGCGCAGTGAAGAAAATGAGTAG